A region of Micromonospora sp. WMMD882 DNA encodes the following proteins:
- a CDS encoding SigE family RNA polymerase sigma factor: MDVEWRSFEAYVRGRTVALSRIAYLLTGDHHLAEDLVQQTFLSVAGRWQRLVTEGDPDPYVRRVLYHQHVSWWRRARRITHVSLAGVDPPAPDRADQVGVTVAVQRALARLGPRQRAALVLRYFEDLTEVETAAVLGCRVGTVKSQVRDGLARLRVLAPELAELLEVRS; the protein is encoded by the coding sequence GTGGATGTCGAGTGGCGGTCGTTCGAGGCGTACGTGCGGGGTCGCACCGTGGCCCTGTCCCGGATCGCGTACCTGCTCACCGGCGACCACCATCTGGCGGAGGACCTGGTGCAGCAGACGTTCCTGAGCGTCGCCGGGCGATGGCAGCGACTGGTGACCGAGGGAGACCCCGACCCGTACGTTCGTCGGGTCCTCTACCACCAGCATGTCTCCTGGTGGCGGCGGGCGCGGCGGATCACGCACGTGTCGTTGGCCGGGGTCGACCCGCCGGCGCCGGACCGCGCCGACCAGGTGGGGGTGACCGTCGCGGTGCAGCGGGCGCTGGCCCGCCTCGGCCCGAGGCAGCGGGCGGCCCTGGTGCTGCGCTACTTCGAGGACCTCACCGAGGTGGAGACCGCGGCGGTCCTCGGCTGCCGGGTGGGCACCGTCAAGAGCCAGGTCCGCGACGGGCTGGCCCGCCTGCGCGTCCTCGCCCCCGAACTGGCCGAGTTGCTGGAGGTGAGGTCATGA